A stretch of Heterodontus francisci isolate sHetFra1 unplaced genomic scaffold, sHetFra1.hap1 HAP1_SCAFFOLD_773, whole genome shotgun sequence DNA encodes these proteins:
- the LOC137359018 gene encoding peptidyl-prolyl cis-trans isomerase-like 3 isoform X3, whose translation MKVELFCERTPRACENFLALCASDYYNGCLFHRNIKGFIVQTGDPTGTGKGGSSIWGRKFEDEINEHLKHNVRGVISMANGGPNTNSSQFFFTYGKQPQLDMKYTVFGKVIDGLETLDELEKLPVNEKTFRPLTDVHIKDVVIHANPFAF comes from the exons AATTTCCTGGCGCTGTGTGCTAGTGATTACTACAATGGGTGCCTATTTCACCGCAATATCAAAGGCTTCATTGTGCAGACCGGAGACCCGACAG GCACTGGGAAAGGAGGATCCAGTATCTGGGGGAGAAAGTTTGAAGATGAGATAAATGAACATCTTAAG CACAATGTCCGAGGGGTCATTTCCATGGCAAACGGTGGTCCCAACACCAATAGTTCCCAGTTCTTCTTCACATATGGGAAGCAGCCTCAACTGGACATGAAGTACACAGTGTTTGGCAA GGTAATCGATGGGCTGGAGACTCTCGATGAGCTGGAGAAGCTGCCGGTGAATGAGAAGACATTCAGACCACTGACTGATGTCCACATCAAAGATGTTGTTATTCACGCCAATCCATTCGCATTCTGA